In Aequorivita sp. H23M31, a single window of DNA contains:
- a CDS encoding SufE family protein: MTIEEIQDELIDEFSMFDDWMQRYEYMIELGKSLDLIDPKYKTKDRLINGCQSQVWLHSELKDGKVIYTADSDAIITKGIVAILVRVFSGQTPQEILKSDTKFIEEIGLKEHLSPTRANGLVSMIKQMKLDAMAFQTKLNS; the protein is encoded by the coding sequence ATGACCATAGAGGAAATACAAGATGAATTGATAGATGAATTTTCTATGTTCGACGACTGGATGCAGCGGTACGAATATATGATTGAACTGGGTAAATCTCTTGATCTTATTGATCCTAAATACAAAACAAAAGATCGGCTTATTAATGGTTGTCAAAGCCAAGTGTGGTTACATTCTGAACTAAAGGATGGAAAAGTTATTTACACTGCAGACAGTGATGCAATTATTACCAAGGGCATAGTAGCGATTTTAGTTAGGGTATTTTCTGGGCAAACGCCACAGGAAATCTTAAAGTCGGATACAAAATTTATCGAAGAAATAGGGCTTAAGGAACATCTTTCGCCTACAAGGGCCAACGGCCTTGTCTCAATGATAAAACAAATGAAACTGGATGCGATGGCATTCCAAACTAAACTTAATTCTTAA
- a CDS encoding sulfotransferase family protein, producing MALSKKLTPTQAPIAFLVAKDRSGTTLLQTMLDSHPNICAPLESRFVLHLMSKYKNEVCWDEKLKIQFQEDLFKEQKIELFWELDKEALNERISALPESTTYGEICKQVYVSSKSFHNKETIKLIVDKNPIYAIMIPMLQEVYPNAKFIHLVRDYRGNVSSIRSLNKKVGVKKLGMSWVMTNMEIEKSKDENPNNFITIRYEDLLDSPKEELERLIDFFDLEFHPDMLTYHMRIEKAISTYLDGAPNEKIRKIREIGIAKVHKNLSKPLNTTFKNKWERTLSSKEISTLETYSGGLAEKYGYYFTTGIFTKNQVIPISLRCEMAKLRLYYKLPIWLRELKSKPSMPFIDS from the coding sequence ATGGCTTTATCGAAAAAATTAACTCCCACCCAAGCTCCTATTGCATTTTTGGTAGCAAAAGATCGGTCGGGAACAACTTTATTACAAACAATGTTGGACTCTCATCCCAATATTTGTGCTCCTTTGGAATCCAGATTTGTTCTTCATTTAATGAGCAAATATAAAAATGAGGTTTGTTGGGATGAAAAACTGAAAATTCAATTTCAAGAGGATTTGTTTAAGGAACAGAAAATAGAACTCTTTTGGGAATTGGATAAGGAAGCCCTTAATGAGCGTATTTCGGCTTTGCCAGAAAGCACCACCTACGGAGAAATTTGTAAACAAGTTTATGTTTCTTCAAAGTCCTTTCATAATAAGGAAACTATAAAACTAATCGTGGATAAAAATCCTATTTATGCCATCATGATTCCGATGCTGCAAGAGGTATATCCAAATGCAAAGTTTATTCATCTTGTTAGGGATTATAGGGGCAATGTTAGTTCCATACGGAGTCTTAATAAGAAAGTAGGCGTTAAAAAGTTAGGTATGAGTTGGGTGATGACCAATATGGAGATTGAGAAATCAAAAGATGAAAATCCCAACAACTTTATAACCATCCGTTATGAAGATTTACTCGACTCTCCAAAAGAAGAACTGGAACGTTTAATCGATTTTTTCGATCTTGAATTTCATCCGGATATGCTTACCTATCACATGCGGATCGAAAAAGCTATCTCAACATATTTGGATGGTGCACCAAACGAAAAAATCAGAAAAATTAGGGAGATAGGAATTGCCAAAGTTCATAAAAATCTTTCCAAACCACTTAATACTACATTTAAGAATAAATGGGAAAGGACACTTTCCTCCAAGGAAATAAGCACCTTAGAAACTTATAGTGGAGGTTTGGCAGAAAAATATGGATATTACTTTACAACGGGAATTTTTACCAAAAATCAAGTAATTCCCATAAGTTTACGGTGTGAAATGGCAAAGCTCCGTCTTTATTACAAATTGCCTATTTGGCTTCGCGAACTAAAGAGCAAACCGAGTATGCCATTTATTGATTCATAA
- a CDS encoding ABC transporter ATP-binding protein, translating into MISLSKVIKSIIWPQRKILLFGVILIILNKAATLVLPGVFKYFVDDVVIQKDPSILNKILLVAGIAVIVQAITSYLLTKILSVQAYKAIAELRVKVQKRVFQFPVGYFEKRKSGETAKRVMDDVDGLNVIVGNGMVLFIGGIITFIFAFAILLYINVKLTIYVLIPLFVLGFVTLKAYKYVRPIFRKRRQIEAEVHGRLIESLSGIHIIKAYNAEKYELNIFEIGVNRIYEYYNKSLTAKALILAGATLIFGMSALTVLWIGNSMIVNNELSIGEFLSFALYLAFLIAPIIQIGNVGSLLTEAFAGLDRTEELLKTETEIDTKRNYQLKEIAGDIKFQNVCFSYPEGGQVLFDINFEASPGSITAIVGSSGAGKSTIAALLTSLITPQKGLITIDGIDLATVNLDSYRSHLGIVLQDDFLFEGTIRENILFSRPNASELALKEAVKSAYVNEFTDRFENGLETIIGERGVKLSGGQKQRISIARALLADPKILILDEATSNLDIKSEQMIQKSLATLIAGRTTFIIAHRLSTIQKADQILVIDDGAIVERGNHQDLMEAKGSYSELVTLQSRI; encoded by the coding sequence TTGATATCACTTTCCAAAGTCATAAAATCCATTATCTGGCCCCAACGTAAAATTCTACTATTTGGGGTTATACTGATAATCCTAAACAAAGCAGCCACTTTGGTCTTACCCGGAGTCTTCAAATATTTTGTGGACGATGTGGTGATTCAAAAAGATCCTTCAATACTAAACAAAATATTGCTGGTAGCGGGGATTGCGGTAATCGTTCAGGCAATAACATCATATTTATTAACGAAGATTCTCAGTGTTCAGGCCTACAAAGCTATTGCGGAATTACGAGTCAAGGTACAGAAAAGAGTATTTCAGTTTCCCGTTGGATATTTTGAAAAACGGAAATCTGGTGAAACCGCCAAACGTGTAATGGACGATGTAGATGGCCTAAACGTAATTGTAGGTAACGGAATGGTACTTTTTATTGGCGGTATAATTACTTTCATTTTTGCATTTGCTATTTTGTTATATATAAATGTAAAGCTCACCATATATGTGCTAATTCCCCTTTTTGTTTTGGGTTTTGTAACACTCAAGGCCTACAAATATGTACGTCCTATTTTCAGGAAAAGAAGACAGATCGAGGCCGAAGTTCATGGAAGATTAATCGAATCCCTAAGCGGCATCCATATTATTAAAGCTTACAATGCCGAAAAGTATGAACTGAATATTTTCGAAATTGGGGTAAATCGAATTTATGAATACTACAATAAATCCCTGACGGCGAAGGCATTGATTTTAGCTGGAGCCACCTTAATCTTTGGAATGTCTGCTTTAACGGTATTATGGATTGGCAATAGCATGATTGTAAATAATGAACTGTCCATTGGGGAGTTTTTAAGCTTTGCACTTTATTTAGCTTTTTTAATTGCTCCGATAATACAGATTGGTAATGTGGGCAGTTTGTTGACCGAAGCATTTGCTGGCCTAGACAGAACGGAGGAGCTTCTTAAAACTGAAACCGAAATAGATACGAAGCGTAATTACCAATTAAAGGAGATCGCCGGTGATATAAAATTCCAAAATGTCTGCTTTAGCTATCCTGAAGGCGGCCAAGTGCTTTTTGATATAAATTTTGAAGCAAGCCCTGGGAGCATAACCGCGATAGTTGGAAGTTCGGGAGCAGGGAAAAGTACTATAGCAGCTCTCCTAACTTCGCTCATTACACCTCAAAAAGGATTAATTACGATAGATGGTATCGACTTGGCAACCGTAAACCTAGATAGCTATAGAAGTCATCTTGGAATTGTACTTCAGGACGATTTTCTTTTTGAAGGAACTATTAGAGAGAATATCCTTTTCTCACGACCGAATGCTTCTGAATTGGCACTTAAAGAAGCCGTCAAATCTGCATACGTAAATGAATTTACCGACCGGTTTGAAAATGGACTTGAAACCATCATTGGAGAACGGGGCGTAAAACTCTCGGGTGGGCAGAAACAGCGTATATCCATTGCAAGAGCACTGCTAGCAGATCCAAAGATTTTAATTTTGGATGAAGCGACTTCCAACCTAGATATTAAAAGCGAACAAATGATCCAAAAATCATTAGCAACTTTAATCGCGGGAAGAACTACTTTTATTATTGCACATCGACTGAGCACGATTCAAAAAGCGGATCAAATCTTGGTAATTGACGACGGCGCCATTGTGGAGCGCGGCAATCACCAAGATTTAATGGAGGCTAAAGGTTCTTATAGTGAATTGGTTACTTTACAATCTCGGATTTAG
- a CDS encoding DUF3078 domain-containing protein — protein sequence MMKRLLLILTLFVTPLILSAQEVKQKDSVKNGWKRSGNIALLFNQAAFNQEWTGGGTSNYAGNLSLTYDFNYRHDKISWDSKLLVDYGITRNKDDKYSRKTNDRLEFNSIVGREIKESEWYASFFYNFKTQLAKGYEFNKDLDQSDPGYRTEKNHFMSPGYMQFGPGILWKKNDNFYVNIAPATAKFVFVDEQFTAVDTGVPGALDAYNEKKYYGVDANETSRFEFGASISGYAKFAIMTNVTAENILALYANYLEETKNVDIDYTLNLVMKVNEYITTNLTFQAIYDDNAAQGFQIREALGVGVTYGF from the coding sequence ATGATGAAAAGACTTCTACTTATCCTTACCCTTTTTGTAACACCGTTAATACTTTCGGCCCAAGAAGTAAAGCAAAAGGACTCCGTAAAAAACGGCTGGAAAAGGTCTGGAAATATTGCCTTATTGTTCAACCAAGCGGCATTTAACCAAGAATGGACGGGCGGCGGTACCTCCAATTATGCGGGTAATCTTTCGCTCACTTACGATTTTAATTATCGTCACGACAAGATAAGTTGGGATAGTAAACTTTTGGTGGATTATGGAATTACTAGAAATAAAGATGATAAGTATTCCAGAAAAACTAATGACCGACTGGAATTTAACTCCATTGTAGGCAGAGAAATTAAGGAATCGGAATGGTATGCTTCCTTCTTCTATAACTTTAAAACCCAGTTGGCAAAAGGATATGAATTCAATAAGGATCTTGACCAATCCGATCCTGGATATCGCACCGAAAAGAACCATTTTATGTCCCCAGGGTATATGCAATTCGGACCGGGTATTCTATGGAAAAAGAATGATAATTTCTATGTAAATATTGCACCCGCAACTGCTAAATTTGTTTTTGTTGACGAGCAATTCACTGCGGTTGATACAGGTGTTCCTGGCGCCTTGGATGCCTACAATGAGAAGAAGTATTATGGAGTTGATGCGAATGAAACAAGCCGTTTCGAATTTGGAGCTTCCATTTCAGGTTATGCCAAATTTGCCATAATGACGAATGTTACCGCAGAAAATATCTTGGCTCTTTACGCAAATTATTTAGAAGAAACCAAAAACGTCGATATCGATTATACGCTGAATCTGGTTATGAAAGTGAATGAATATATTACCACCAACCTTACTTTCCAAGCTATATACGATGATAACGCTGCTCAAGGGTTTCAGATTCGGGAAGCTTTGGGCGTAGGGGTGACCTATGGATTCTAA
- a CDS encoding DUF59 domain-containing protein, producing the protein MEPEINMAELGEKIVEILKTIYDPEIPVDIYELGLIYDVFINEDREVKILMTLTSPNCPVAESLPLEVEDKVKSFSMIKDAEVEITFDPPWTQELMSDVAKLELGML; encoded by the coding sequence ATGGAACCAGAAATAAATATGGCCGAGCTCGGCGAGAAGATAGTTGAAATATTAAAAACAATATATGACCCTGAAATCCCTGTAGATATTTATGAGCTAGGATTGATCTATGATGTTTTTATCAATGAAGATCGCGAGGTTAAGATTTTAATGACCTTAACTTCTCCAAACTGTCCTGTGGCCGAAAGCTTGCCTTTGGAAGTAGAAGATAAAGTAAAATCTTTTTCTATGATCAAAGATGCGGAAGTGGAAATCACTTTTGATCCTCCTTGGACCCAAGAACTAATGAGCGACGTCGCCAAGTTGGAACTAGGAATGTTGTAG
- a CDS encoding DUF2480 family protein: MSGEIINRVANSKLVTFDLEDFYPKGERVLFDISDWLFEGIVLRERVFREKANSHDWSRYSDCYVALHCGTDAIVPGWAYLLLSLHLSPFAKKVTVGSLEDMESILYAEILQNIDLSEYTDKPIIIKGCAHKPIPQNAYVLLAQKLHPVAKSIMYGEACSSVPLFKRK; the protein is encoded by the coding sequence ATGTCTGGAGAAATAATAAATCGCGTAGCGAATAGTAAATTGGTCACCTTTGATCTAGAAGATTTTTATCCCAAAGGTGAAAGGGTGCTTTTTGATATTTCAGATTGGTTATTTGAAGGCATCGTTTTGCGCGAAAGGGTTTTTAGAGAAAAAGCCAACTCTCACGATTGGTCCCGATATTCAGATTGTTACGTTGCCTTACATTGCGGTACCGATGCCATTGTTCCGGGGTGGGCGTATTTGTTGCTCTCGCTTCATTTATCACCCTTTGCAAAAAAGGTAACGGTTGGTAGTTTGGAGGATATGGAAAGCATTCTCTATGCAGAAATCCTCCAGAATATTGATCTTTCAGAATACACCGATAAACCGATAATAATAAAAGGTTGTGCGCATAAACCGATCCCCCAGAATGCGTATGTTCTTCTTGCTCAAAAACTTCACCCTGTGGCAAAAAGCATAATGTATGGCGAAGCTTGTTCTTCGGTTCCGCTGTTTAAAAGAAAGTAG
- a CDS encoding aminotransferase class V-fold PLP-dependent enzyme has product MSFNIQKIRSDFPILSRRVNGYPLVYLDNAATSQKPQQVIDCIVDYYSNYNANIHRGVHTLSQEATDAYESARQKIQKHFNAKEPYEILFTPGTTHGINLVAQVFSTVLKKGDEIIVSAMEHHSNIVPWQMLCERTGAILKVIPMSEEGVLIFSEYEKLLSEKTKMVFVNHVSNALGTINPIAKIIDHAHKVGAAVLVDGAQSCSHIKPDLQELDVDFYVTSAHKMCGPTGIGILYMKEEWGNKLPPYQGGGDMIDQVTFEKTTYAGLPFKFEAGTPNISGGIAFGAAIDYLNEIGFEAIKEYEDNLLDYATQELLKIEGLKIYGTGPDKTSVVSFNIEGIHPYDIGSIVDKLGIAVRTGHHCTQPIMDFYNIPGTVRASFAFYNTMEEVDSLVSAVKKAKMMLS; this is encoded by the coding sequence ATGTCCTTCAACATCCAAAAAATACGCAGTGATTTTCCAATCCTTTCAAGAAGGGTAAATGGATATCCATTGGTGTATTTGGATAACGCTGCAACATCGCAAAAACCACAGCAGGTAATAGATTGTATTGTTGATTACTATAGTAATTACAATGCGAATATCCACCGTGGCGTGCATACACTTTCACAGGAAGCTACGGATGCATATGAATCAGCGAGACAAAAAATCCAAAAGCATTTTAATGCTAAAGAACCTTATGAAATCCTTTTTACTCCAGGAACAACCCACGGGATAAATTTGGTGGCACAAGTTTTTTCCACGGTACTTAAAAAGGGAGATGAGATCATTGTTTCTGCAATGGAGCACCATTCCAATATAGTGCCTTGGCAGATGCTTTGTGAACGAACAGGAGCAATTCTGAAAGTGATTCCGATGAGTGAGGAAGGTGTGCTGATTTTTTCAGAATATGAAAAACTACTTTCGGAAAAAACAAAAATGGTTTTCGTAAACCATGTTTCAAACGCTTTAGGTACTATCAATCCCATTGCAAAAATTATCGACCATGCTCACAAAGTTGGGGCCGCTGTTCTTGTGGATGGGGCGCAATCCTGTTCGCATATTAAACCCGATCTTCAAGAATTGGATGTCGATTTCTATGTAACCTCTGCCCATAAAATGTGTGGACCAACCGGAATCGGGATTCTTTATATGAAAGAGGAGTGGGGCAACAAATTACCTCCTTACCAAGGTGGTGGCGATATGATAGATCAGGTAACTTTTGAAAAAACCACCTATGCAGGACTCCCTTTTAAATTTGAAGCGGGAACACCCAATATTAGTGGAGGCATTGCTTTTGGTGCTGCCATTGATTATTTAAATGAAATAGGTTTTGAGGCTATTAAGGAATATGAGGATAACCTTCTAGATTATGCCACCCAGGAATTATTGAAAATCGAAGGATTAAAAATTTACGGCACAGGACCGGACAAGACTTCGGTTGTATCTTTCAATATCGAGGGGATTCATCCCTACGATATTGGTAGTATAGTCGATAAGCTGGGAATTGCAGTAAGAACTGGCCATCACTGTACACAACCCATAATGGATTTTTATAACATTCCAGGAACTGTGCGGGCTTCATTTGCTTTTTACAATACGATGGAAGAAGTGGATTCCTTGGTTTCAGCGGTTAAGAAAGCTAAAATGATGTTGAGTTAA
- a CDS encoding HutD family protein, with the protein MKNSIKKLSDSDFTISLWSGGETTQLYIYPEGSSFNKRDFQARISSATVELEESNFTKLDKINRFLTPLDGNLRLSHDGKTFTDLKPFQIYEFDGSIETKSYGKVRDFNLMLANGAEGELKCLFVGKEKEIWTSLSYGINVLYSYNNTFKITFEEEAVMLESNEVLIIKTNLTAQIKIQSDKGAYILLSRIIE; encoded by the coding sequence ATGAAAAATTCAATTAAAAAGCTAAGCGATTCGGATTTTACCATCTCCCTCTGGTCTGGTGGGGAGACTACCCAACTATATATTTATCCCGAGGGTTCCTCCTTTAACAAAAGAGATTTTCAAGCTCGTATAAGCTCTGCGACAGTTGAATTGGAAGAATCAAATTTCACCAAACTGGATAAAATCAATCGTTTTCTTACTCCTTTGGATGGAAACCTGCGCCTTTCGCACGATGGAAAAACTTTTACGGATTTAAAACCATTTCAGATTTATGAATTTGATGGGAGTATCGAGACCAAGAGCTATGGTAAAGTAAGAGATTTCAATCTTATGTTGGCTAATGGGGCCGAAGGTGAACTGAAGTGTTTATTTGTAGGCAAAGAAAAAGAAATCTGGACATCCCTTAGTTATGGGATAAATGTTCTCTATTCCTATAACAATACATTCAAAATCACCTTTGAAGAGGAAGCTGTAATGCTTGAATCCAATGAGGTTTTAATTATTAAAACCAATCTCACTGCCCAAATTAAGATTCAATCGGATAAGGGTGCTTATATTCTCTTATCCAGAATTATTGAGTAG
- the rffA gene encoding dTDP-4-amino-4,6-dideoxygalactose transaminase → MIPLHQPFISGNEIKYIEEVIKSRNLSGNGKFTNLCHQFLQQEFNFDYVKLTDSCTAALDMVSILLNISPGDEVIVPSYTYITSANPFVLKGAKIVYADSLSDNPNIDPAQLPKLFTEKTKVIVVMHYGGIACEMDEIMEIANSHNIYVVEDAAHSLGATYKNRFLGSIGHFGAFSFHTTKNVTSGHGGLLVINDEQFYERAEIIWEKGTNRKMFLDGEVNKYEWYDVGLSFYPSEITAAFLWAQLQNLLMINAERLKSWDYYYEVLKNIPQIKLLEVKDYSLHNAHLFCLKTPNREKRNILICELKNNGIMATFHYLPLHLSPYAKTENTIKLKEAEDWADSLVRIPLYYDIRTEDQDFIIQKIKSIVQNW, encoded by the coding sequence ATGATTCCGCTTCACCAACCTTTTATTTCTGGGAATGAAATTAAATATATTGAGGAGGTCATTAAAAGTAGAAACCTTTCCGGAAATGGGAAGTTCACCAATCTATGCCATCAGTTTCTTCAACAAGAATTCAATTTCGATTACGTAAAACTTACGGATAGCTGCACGGCGGCCCTGGATATGGTATCCATTCTTCTTAATATTTCTCCGGGAGATGAAGTTATTGTACCTTCCTATACTTACATTACCTCTGCCAATCCCTTTGTTTTAAAAGGAGCCAAAATTGTATACGCAGATTCACTATCGGATAACCCGAATATCGATCCCGCTCAACTTCCAAAGCTTTTTACCGAAAAGACAAAAGTTATCGTCGTAATGCACTATGGCGGAATTGCTTGTGAAATGGATGAAATTATGGAAATTGCCAATTCCCATAATATATATGTAGTGGAGGATGCCGCCCACAGTCTTGGAGCTACTTACAAAAATAGATTTTTGGGAAGCATTGGCCATTTTGGGGCTTTTTCTTTTCACACCACTAAAAACGTGACATCCGGACACGGCGGATTATTGGTAATCAACGACGAGCAATTTTATGAGAGAGCGGAAATAATCTGGGAGAAAGGCACCAACAGAAAAATGTTTCTTGATGGAGAAGTAAATAAATACGAATGGTATGATGTGGGACTCTCCTTTTATCCTTCTGAAATTACTGCCGCTTTCCTTTGGGCACAACTTCAAAATTTGCTGATGATTAATGCCGAACGGCTAAAATCATGGGATTATTACTATGAAGTTTTAAAGAATATACCCCAAATAAAACTGCTGGAAGTCAAGGATTATTCTTTACACAACGCCCACCTCTTTTGCTTAAAAACTCCAAATAGGGAAAAAAGAAATATTTTGATTTGTGAGCTTAAAAACAATGGAATAATGGCTACTTTTCATTATTTACCGTTGCATTTAAGTCCGTATGCAAAGACTGAAAACACTATAAAACTGAAAGAAGCGGAAGATTGGGCGGATAGTTTGGTACGAATTCCCTTATATTATGATATACGCACAGAAGATCAGGATTTTATTATCCAAAAAATAAAATCCATTGTACAAAACTGGTAG
- a CDS encoding sulfotransferase family protein, whose amino-acid sequence MRNFYVMALGRSGTTLLANILDAHPNIVVPPESFFVLHLERKYGFKTTWDEKTVKNFIDDVYVDRPFRLMWKVPRKVVEASFLQEPVIKNFNEACNRIRVSYNASFTTKNIELIGDKHPIYSNFCERMMRINPEAKLIHMVRDPRGAGSGQINTFKRKDALAVGYLWSRYNKNLLNLKIQYPNNYYLLKYEDLVLHPKETVKSLCRFLEIEFDEKMMEYRKGMVKRFDDYAEAITKKHESLMKPIDVKMIEGWKTKLTAKQIDHIEFATHDVASQLGYHFNKPEVASSAKMKYPFSKLKVKSILGIITLFFNFPFAVRKLVLSVKSIALDRNYKN is encoded by the coding sequence ATGAGAAATTTTTACGTGATGGCGCTTGGCCGGTCTGGAACCACACTCCTGGCCAATATTCTTGATGCCCATCCAAATATTGTCGTTCCTCCTGAATCATTTTTCGTTCTACATTTGGAACGTAAATATGGGTTTAAAACAACTTGGGACGAAAAAACCGTAAAAAATTTTATAGATGATGTTTATGTGGATCGTCCCTTTCGTCTTATGTGGAAAGTTCCGCGTAAAGTGGTTGAGGCGTCTTTTCTCCAAGAACCAGTAATAAAAAATTTTAATGAAGCCTGTAACCGGATTAGGGTTAGCTATAATGCATCTTTTACAACGAAAAACATTGAATTGATCGGCGATAAGCATCCAATTTATTCCAATTTCTGTGAACGGATGATGCGAATAAATCCTGAAGCCAAATTAATCCACATGGTCCGCGACCCACGTGGCGCAGGTAGTGGCCAGATAAATACCTTTAAAAGAAAGGATGCACTTGCGGTAGGATATTTATGGTCTAGATACAACAAAAATCTCCTAAACCTAAAAATCCAGTACCCCAATAATTATTATCTGCTCAAATATGAAGACCTGGTTTTACACCCTAAGGAAACTGTAAAATCGCTCTGTCGTTTTCTGGAAATTGAATTTGATGAGAAAATGATGGAATATCGAAAGGGAATGGTAAAGCGTTTTGACGACTATGCTGAAGCCATTACAAAAAAGCATGAAAGCCTTATGAAACCCATCGATGTTAAAATGATTGAAGGATGGAAAACAAAACTCACCGCAAAACAGATTGACCATATCGAATTTGCTACTCACGATGTCGCATCGCAACTGGGATATCATTTTAATAAACCAGAAGTTGCTTCTTCAGCTAAAATGAAATATCCTTTCTCGAAATTAAAAGTGAAATCTATTTTGGGAATAATTACCTTGTTTTTCAACTTTCCATTTGCAGTCCGAAAACTGGTGTTGAGCGTTAAGAGTATAGCTTTGGATCGTAATTATAAGAATTGA
- the sufD gene encoding Fe-S cluster assembly protein SufD, which translates to MSFKDKLLTSYIALEDYLEFDSPIHDVRNKAIKIFEDKGFPSKKEEAWKYTSLNQVLKPDYSIISHKEKNVEWKKVRSYFLHEIDTYKLVFVDGVYSSFLSETTHDDVDVCLMSAALSKSKYQPVIEAYFDKIAGKDGITSLNTAFTRDGAYINIPAHKEVKKPIEIINFSTGNEAAMFLQPRNLIVVGENAHVQIIERHQSLSENKVLTNAVTEIFAEKRAYVDYYKIQNDTVTSSLIDNTYISQESQSICHVHTFSFGGELVRNNLNFYQKGERCDSTLKGVTIIEGKQHVDHNTLVHHKAPNCESHQDYKGLFAENSTGIFNGKILVDKIAQKIDAFQQNNNILIDDKATINAKPQLEIFADDVKCSHGCTVGQLDEEALFYLRSRGIGVKEGQALLMYAFANTVLESVKIPELKMRINKLIANKIGVALGFEL; encoded by the coding sequence ATGAGTTTTAAAGATAAATTATTAACATCATACATCGCCCTTGAGGATTATTTGGAGTTCGATTCGCCCATTCACGATGTGCGGAACAAGGCCATTAAAATTTTTGAGGATAAGGGATTTCCTTCCAAAAAGGAGGAAGCCTGGAAATATACTTCACTTAATCAAGTGTTGAAACCAGATTACAGCATCATCTCCCATAAGGAGAAAAATGTGGAATGGAAAAAAGTACGTTCTTATTTTCTGCACGAGATCGATACTTATAAACTTGTTTTTGTGGATGGCGTTTACAGCTCGTTCCTTTCCGAAACCACTCATGACGATGTGGACGTGTGTTTAATGTCCGCAGCGCTTTCTAAGAGTAAATATCAGCCGGTTATCGAAGCATACTTTGATAAGATAGCGGGAAAGGATGGCATTACCTCACTGAATACTGCTTTTACACGAGATGGAGCCTATATCAATATTCCCGCTCATAAGGAAGTGAAAAAACCTATTGAGATTATCAATTTCTCAACAGGAAACGAGGCAGCCATGTTTCTTCAGCCACGGAATCTTATTGTAGTTGGAGAGAATGCACATGTTCAAATTATTGAGCGGCACCAAAGCCTTTCCGAAAATAAAGTGCTGACAAATGCGGTTACTGAAATATTTGCCGAGAAACGCGCCTATGTAGATTACTATAAGATACAGAATGATACCGTTACCTCCTCATTGATTGACAATACCTATATCTCACAAGAGAGCCAGAGTATCTGTCACGTGCATACTTTTTCCTTCGGCGGAGAACTTGTACGAAACAATCTTAACTTTTATCAAAAAGGAGAACGATGCGATTCCACATTAAAGGGGGTAACTATTATTGAAGGAAAACAACACGTAGATCATAATACCTTAGTTCATCATAAAGCTCCTAATTGCGAAAGTCATCAGGATTACAAAGGCTTGTTTGCAGAAAATTCTACAGGTATTTTTAATGGGAAAATCTTGGTAGATAAGATTGCCCAAAAAATTGATGCTTTTCAACAGAACAATAATATTCTTATTGATGACAAGGCTACAATCAATGCAAAACCCCAATTGGAAATTTTTGCTGATGATGTAAAATGCTCACATGGTTGTACCGTTGGTCAATTGGATGAAGAAGCACTCTTTTACCTTCGTAGTCGCGGAATTGGAGTTAAGGAAGGTCAAGCTCTCTTGATGTATGCCTTTGCCAATACCGTTTTGGAAAGTGTAAAAATTCCTGAACTTAAAATGCGGATCAATAAATTGATCGCCAATAAGATTGGAGTTGCTTTAGGATTTGAACTATAA